One region of Azoarcus sp. CIB genomic DNA includes:
- the gloA gene encoding lactoylglutathione lyase, whose amino-acid sequence MKLLHTMLRVGDLDRSIKFYTEVLGMRLLRRHDYPEGKFTLAFVGYQDESEGAVIELTWNWGVDSYEMGNAFGHIALAVLDAYRACEEIRARGGKVVREAGPMKHGTTVIAFVEDPDGYKIELIQHA is encoded by the coding sequence ATGAAACTGCTTCACACCATGCTGCGTGTCGGCGATCTCGATCGTTCGATCAAGTTCTACACCGAGGTGCTCGGAATGCGGCTGCTGCGCCGTCATGATTACCCCGAGGGGAAGTTCACCCTGGCATTCGTCGGTTACCAGGACGAGTCCGAAGGGGCTGTCATCGAGCTTACCTGGAACTGGGGCGTCGATTCCTACGAGATGGGCAATGCCTTCGGCCATATCGCGCTGGCGGTTCTCGATGCGTACCGTGCGTGCGAAGAGATCCGGGCGCGCGGCGGGAAGGTGGTGCGCGAGGCCGGTCCGATGAAGCACGGCACGACCGTCATCGCCTTCGTCGAGGATCCGGACGGCTA
- a CDS encoding SprT family zinc-dependent metalloprotease — MSTLAGLLRQPRPATEESRRIRLGERDLEYVLRRSPRRSFALLVDHRGVRVAAPWPATQPEIERFIRSHHDWLLGKLAVRVQPAVMTVEDGALFPLLGEFCRVRLGESGRSARWRLGADGVEELVLPDGPGARKALVRALRARALPWFGERVAEFCFRLGHAVPAVRLSSARTRWGSCSSRSGIRLHWRLIHLSPALIDYVVAHEVAHLAEMNHSPRFWAVVAALYPDWKSARVRLRDAGRALPVIDGADATLIAED, encoded by the coding sequence GTGAGCACACTGGCGGGCCTGTTGCGTCAGCCACGGCCGGCGACCGAGGAATCCCGCCGGATCCGTCTGGGCGAGCGGGATCTTGAATACGTGCTGCGGCGTTCTCCGCGACGCAGCTTCGCGCTGCTGGTCGATCATCGCGGCGTCCGTGTCGCCGCGCCTTGGCCCGCGACGCAGCCGGAGATCGAACGTTTCATCCGCAGCCACCATGACTGGCTGCTCGGGAAGCTTGCCGTAAGGGTGCAGCCAGCCGTGATGACGGTCGAGGATGGCGCCCTGTTTCCGCTTCTGGGCGAGTTTTGCCGTGTGCGCCTCGGGGAGAGTGGCCGCTCAGCGCGTTGGCGCCTCGGTGCGGACGGCGTCGAAGAGCTCGTGTTACCCGACGGCCCCGGCGCCCGCAAGGCGCTCGTTCGTGCCCTGCGCGCTCGCGCCCTGCCGTGGTTCGGCGAGCGCGTGGCGGAGTTCTGTTTCCGCCTCGGTCATGCGGTGCCTGCGGTGCGTCTGTCGTCGGCGCGCACGCGCTGGGGGAGTTGCAGCAGCCGCAGCGGTATCCGATTGCACTGGCGGCTGATCCATCTGTCGCCGGCGCTCATCGACTACGTCGTTGCCCACGAGGTGGCGCATCTCGCGGAAATGAATCACTCGCCGCGTTTCTGGGCCGTGGTGGCCGCGCTGTATCCGGACTGGAAGTCCGCGCGCGTGCGCCTGCGGGATGCCGGGCGTGCGTTGCCCGTCATCGATGGCGCGGATGCGACGCTCATTGCCGAAGACTGA